In Mangifera indica cultivar Alphonso chromosome 1, CATAS_Mindica_2.1, whole genome shotgun sequence, a single genomic region encodes these proteins:
- the LOC123208963 gene encoding putative disease resistance protein At3g14460 isoform X2: MLTSLPVGMRHGNTGLESLQIKGCHSLTFIVKGQLPPSLKRLSILNCEKLQVLLDDTDDISPPPSSIMQNVFNSNTSTYVLERLYIDNCPSLTALSLKGQLPVSLTHLKIFDCLKLASIAEKFDNNISLRSIHVRECEILFPCLSLNILNRLHEITLADYPNLVRFPEGGLPNTSLEIIFFRCEKLRELPEGFHNLSCLQLLSINRCPSIRSLHKLTCLTSLHIAGCPDVVSFPEDEMGMMLPTSLIQLSVEEFPNLKYLSYRGFQDLASLQTLVIDDCPQLPFFPVGLTSSLLQLHIYDCPLLKNQCTRDKGREWPKIANIPYVTFDYKFIYDSKEEEDRSKRHLIYMRQTCANQLGNFFFFFWGNIL, translated from the exons ATGCTAACATCCTTACCAGTGGGAATGAGGCATGGCAATACAGGTCTTGAAAGTTTGCAGATCAAAGGATGTCATTCTCTGACATTCATTGTAAAAGGTCAGCTACCTCCATCTCTTAAAAGACTTTCAATATTAAATTGTGAGAAGTTGCAGGTTTTGTTAGATGATACAGATGATATTTCTCCTCCTCCATCTTCAATAATGCAAAATGTGTTCAATAGCAACACCAGTACATATGTACTTGAGCGCTTGTATATTGATAACTGTCCATCTCTCACGGCTTTATCATTAAAAGGACAGTTACCTGTTTCACTCACAcatcttaaaatttttgattgcTTAAAGTTAGCATCAATCGCAGAGAAATTTGACAACAACATATCTCTCAGGTCAATACATGTTCGGGAATGTGAAATCTTATTCCCTTGCCTCAGTCTAAACATTCTTAACCGCCTTCATGAAATTACACTTGCAGACTATCCGAACCTTGTTCGCTTCCCTGAAGGAGGGCTTCCCAACACCAGTCTAGAGATTATATTCTTCAGATGTGAGAAACTTAGAGAGCTTCCTGAAGGCTTTCACAATCTCAGCTGTCTCCaacttttatcaataaataGATGTCCAAGTATCAGATCATTGCACAAGCTCACCTGCCTTACAAGCCTCCATATAGCTGGATGTCCTGATGTTGTATCTTTTCCAGAAGATGAGATGGGAATGATGCTGCCAACCTCTTTGATTCAGCTATCCGTTGAAGAATTTCCAAACTTGAAATACTTATCTTACAGGGGTTTTCAAGACCTAGCTTCTCTTCAAACTTTGGTTATCGATGATTGCCCACAGCTTCCATTCTTTCCGGTGGGCCTAACATCCTCGCTTTTGCAATTGCACATTTATGATTGTCCACTGCTGAAAAATCAGTGCACGAGGGATAAAGGACGAGAATGGCCTAAGATAGCTAACATCCCTTACGTTACATTTGACTACAAGTTTATCTACGATTCGAAGGAGGAAGAGGATAGATCAAAGAGACATTTGATATACATGAG GCAAACTTGTGCTAATCAACtgggcaatttttttttttttttctggggaAACATATTGTAG
- the LOC123218856 gene encoding phosphatidylinositol/phosphatidylcholine transfer protein SFH9-like isoform X4: MHQGNPTETLVRFLKARDWNVSKAHKMRPIVPVELYGVVRDSQLMGLSGFSKEANYYLQSHIQMNEYRDRVVLPAASKKYGRYISTSLKILDMTGLKLSALNQIKLMTAMSTVDDLNYPEKTEKYYIVNASYIFSACWKVIKPLVQERAKKKIQVLQGNGRDELLKIIDYDSLPHFCRKEGSSPSQNGTIENCFSLDHAFHQMLYNYIKQQAVLMESVSPVRYGPVHVDVPELDPEDAKIAETIESEFHRLGKNGLIKTLSGLKFDG; encoded by the exons ATGCACCAAGGTAATCCAACTGAAACACTGGTGCGGTTTCTCAAAGCTAGGGACTGGAATGTCTCAAAAGCCCATAAAATG AGACCAATCGTCCCTGTTGAATTGTATGGAGTGGTGCGAGATTCTCAGCTTATGGGTCTATCAGGTTTCTCAAAAGAG gcaaattattATCTGCAATCACACATTCAAATGAATGAGTATAGGGATCGTGTAGTACTG CCTGCTGCATCAAAAAAGTACGGACGGTACATTAGCACCTCTCTGAAGATTTTGGATATGACTGGATTAAAGCTTTCAGCACTGAACCAAATAAAG CTAATGACTGCAATGTCAACAGTAGACGACTTGAATTATCCAGAGAAGACTGAAAAATACTATATTGTCAATGCCTCATATATATTTTCAGCATGTTGGAAG GTCATAAAACCGCTTGTGCAAGAAAGGGCAAAGAAGAAAATTCAGGTTCTGCAAGGTAATGGAAGAGACGAGTTGTTGAAG ATAATAGATTATGACTCCCTCCCACACTTTTGTCGAAAAGAAGGTTCTAGCCCATCCCAAAATGGAACTATCGAAAATTGTTTCTCTTTGGACCACGCGTTCCATCAAATGCTCTACAATTACATAAAACAGCAAGCTGTGCTTATGGAATCTGTTTCACCAGTCAGATATGGCCCGGTTCATGTAGATGTCCCTGAGCTAGACCCTGAAGATGCCAAGATCGCAGAGACCATCGAGTCTGAATTTCACAGGCTTGGCAAGAACGGACTCATTAAGACACTGAGCGGCCTCAAATTTGATGGGTAA
- the LOC123208963 gene encoding putative disease resistance protein At3g14460 isoform X1, protein MLTSLPVGMRHGNTGLESLQIKGCHSLTFIVKGQLPPSLKRLSILNCEKLQVLLDDTDDISPPPSSIMQNVFNSNTSTYVLERLYIDNCPSLTALSLKGQLPVSLTHLKIFDCLKLASIAEKFDNNISLRSIHVRECEILFPCLSLNILNRLHEITLADYPNLVRFPEGGLPNTSLEIIFFRCEKLRELPEGFHNLSCLQLLSINRCPSIRSLHKLTCLTSLHIAGCPDVVSFPEDEMGMMLPTSLIQLSVEEFPNLKYLSYRGFQDLASLQTLVIDDCPQLPFFPVGLTSSLLQLHIYDCPLLKNQCTRDKGREWPKIANIPYVTFDYKFIYDSKEEEDRSKRHLIYMSTTGLHLRVQPNQMEPSCNLPLYSDHALTKHVKRTT, encoded by the exons ATGCTAACATCCTTACCAGTGGGAATGAGGCATGGCAATACAGGTCTTGAAAGTTTGCAGATCAAAGGATGTCATTCTCTGACATTCATTGTAAAAGGTCAGCTACCTCCATCTCTTAAAAGACTTTCAATATTAAATTGTGAGAAGTTGCAGGTTTTGTTAGATGATACAGATGATATTTCTCCTCCTCCATCTTCAATAATGCAAAATGTGTTCAATAGCAACACCAGTACATATGTACTTGAGCGCTTGTATATTGATAACTGTCCATCTCTCACGGCTTTATCATTAAAAGGACAGTTACCTGTTTCACTCACAcatcttaaaatttttgattgcTTAAAGTTAGCATCAATCGCAGAGAAATTTGACAACAACATATCTCTCAGGTCAATACATGTTCGGGAATGTGAAATCTTATTCCCTTGCCTCAGTCTAAACATTCTTAACCGCCTTCATGAAATTACACTTGCAGACTATCCGAACCTTGTTCGCTTCCCTGAAGGAGGGCTTCCCAACACCAGTCTAGAGATTATATTCTTCAGATGTGAGAAACTTAGAGAGCTTCCTGAAGGCTTTCACAATCTCAGCTGTCTCCaacttttatcaataaataGATGTCCAAGTATCAGATCATTGCACAAGCTCACCTGCCTTACAAGCCTCCATATAGCTGGATGTCCTGATGTTGTATCTTTTCCAGAAGATGAGATGGGAATGATGCTGCCAACCTCTTTGATTCAGCTATCCGTTGAAGAATTTCCAAACTTGAAATACTTATCTTACAGGGGTTTTCAAGACCTAGCTTCTCTTCAAACTTTGGTTATCGATGATTGCCCACAGCTTCCATTCTTTCCGGTGGGCCTAACATCCTCGCTTTTGCAATTGCACATTTATGATTGTCCACTGCTGAAAAATCAGTGCACGAGGGATAAAGGACGAGAATGGCCTAAGATAGCTAACATCCCTTACGTTACATTTGACTACAAGTTTATCTACGATTCGAAGGAGGAAGAGGATAGATCAAAGAGACATTTGATATACATGAG CACTACAGGACTGCACTTAAGAGTACAACCCAACCAGATGGAACCTTCTTGTAACCTTCCTCTTTACTCTGACCATGCCTTGACAAAACATGTGAAGCGAACAAcataa
- the LOC123218856 gene encoding phosphatidylinositol/phosphatidylcholine transfer protein SFH9-like isoform X2 yields MHQGNPTETLVRFLKARDWNVSKAHKMRPIVPVELYGVVRDSQLMGLSGFSKEGLPVIAVGVGLSSFDKASANYYLQSHIQMNEYRDRVVLPAASKKYGRYISTSLKILDMTGLKLSALNQIKLMTAMSTVDDLNYPEKTEKYYIVNASYIFSACWKVIKPLVQERAKKKIQVLQGNGRDELLKIIDYDSLPHFCRKEGSSPSQNGTIENCFSLDHAFHQMLYNYIKQQAVLMESVSPVRYGPVHVDVPELDPEDAKIAETIESEFHRLGKNGLIKTLSGLKFDG; encoded by the exons ATGCACCAAGGTAATCCAACTGAAACACTGGTGCGGTTTCTCAAAGCTAGGGACTGGAATGTCTCAAAAGCCCATAAAATG AGACCAATCGTCCCTGTTGAATTGTATGGAGTGGTGCGAGATTCTCAGCTTATGGGTCTATCAGGTTTCTCAAAAGAG gGTCTTCCTGTAATTGCAGTTGGCGTTGGGTTAAGCTCATTTGACAAAGCATCT gcaaattattATCTGCAATCACACATTCAAATGAATGAGTATAGGGATCGTGTAGTACTG CCTGCTGCATCAAAAAAGTACGGACGGTACATTAGCACCTCTCTGAAGATTTTGGATATGACTGGATTAAAGCTTTCAGCACTGAACCAAATAAAG CTAATGACTGCAATGTCAACAGTAGACGACTTGAATTATCCAGAGAAGACTGAAAAATACTATATTGTCAATGCCTCATATATATTTTCAGCATGTTGGAAG GTCATAAAACCGCTTGTGCAAGAAAGGGCAAAGAAGAAAATTCAGGTTCTGCAAGGTAATGGAAGAGACGAGTTGTTGAAG ATAATAGATTATGACTCCCTCCCACACTTTTGTCGAAAAGAAGGTTCTAGCCCATCCCAAAATGGAACTATCGAAAATTGTTTCTCTTTGGACCACGCGTTCCATCAAATGCTCTACAATTACATAAAACAGCAAGCTGTGCTTATGGAATCTGTTTCACCAGTCAGATATGGCCCGGTTCATGTAGATGTCCCTGAGCTAGACCCTGAAGATGCCAAGATCGCAGAGACCATCGAGTCTGAATTTCACAGGCTTGGCAAGAACGGACTCATTAAGACACTGAGCGGCCTCAAATTTGATGGGTAA
- the LOC123218856 gene encoding SEC14 cytosolic factor-like isoform X3, producing the protein MHQGNPTETLVRFLKARDWNVSKAHKMLIDCLGWRITNDIDSIFARPIVPVELYGVVRDSQLMGLSGFSKEANYYLQSHIQMNEYRDRVVLPAASKKYGRYISTSLKILDMTGLKLSALNQIKLMTAMSTVDDLNYPEKTEKYYIVNASYIFSACWKVIKPLVQERAKKKIQVLQGNGRDELLKIIDYDSLPHFCRKEGSSPSQNGTIENCFSLDHAFHQMLYNYIKQQAVLMESVSPVRYGPVHVDVPELDPEDAKIAETIESEFHRLGKNGLIKTLSGLKFDG; encoded by the exons ATGCACCAAGGTAATCCAACTGAAACACTGGTGCGGTTTCTCAAAGCTAGGGACTGGAATGTCTCAAAAGCCCATAAAATG TTGATTGATTGTTTGGGTTGGAGGATAACTAATGACATTGACAGTATATTCGCG AGACCAATCGTCCCTGTTGAATTGTATGGAGTGGTGCGAGATTCTCAGCTTATGGGTCTATCAGGTTTCTCAAAAGAG gcaaattattATCTGCAATCACACATTCAAATGAATGAGTATAGGGATCGTGTAGTACTG CCTGCTGCATCAAAAAAGTACGGACGGTACATTAGCACCTCTCTGAAGATTTTGGATATGACTGGATTAAAGCTTTCAGCACTGAACCAAATAAAG CTAATGACTGCAATGTCAACAGTAGACGACTTGAATTATCCAGAGAAGACTGAAAAATACTATATTGTCAATGCCTCATATATATTTTCAGCATGTTGGAAG GTCATAAAACCGCTTGTGCAAGAAAGGGCAAAGAAGAAAATTCAGGTTCTGCAAGGTAATGGAAGAGACGAGTTGTTGAAG ATAATAGATTATGACTCCCTCCCACACTTTTGTCGAAAAGAAGGTTCTAGCCCATCCCAAAATGGAACTATCGAAAATTGTTTCTCTTTGGACCACGCGTTCCATCAAATGCTCTACAATTACATAAAACAGCAAGCTGTGCTTATGGAATCTGTTTCACCAGTCAGATATGGCCCGGTTCATGTAGATGTCCCTGAGCTAGACCCTGAAGATGCCAAGATCGCAGAGACCATCGAGTCTGAATTTCACAGGCTTGGCAAGAACGGACTCATTAAGACACTGAGCGGCCTCAAATTTGATGGGTAA
- the LOC123213767 gene encoding putative disease resistance protein At3g14460 — MVAELFLSAFLQVLFDRLASRELLKFAFQEGVGSKLKKWRKTLKMIEAVLNDAEEKQLTDTAVKLWLDDLKDLAYDVEDILDEFATDALGRKFVAEDQASTNTSKVRSFIRDKINTLSPSALKSNVSMGSKIKDITRRMEDLCKQRTDLGLEKIAGRSSFAGPERLPSSTCLPIEPAIFGRDEDKAGIIKKMSTAESSEANFLVIPIVGMGGLGKTTLARFVYNDKAMEDFKFETKAWVCVSDGFDILRISKAILESITLSPCDLKDLNQVQLQLKRAIAEKKFLLVLDDVWNTNYGLWETLKSPFMAGASGSKIIVTTRNESVASMVAPGGEYKLNLLSDDNCWSIFMKHAFQGRDIALCQNLELIREKVVEKCKGLPLAARTLGGLLRSKKRYDDWNDILNSKIWDLPDENEILPVLKLSYHHLPAHTKTCFAYCSILPKGYEFEEKEVVLLWMAEGLIQESKDHKQLEDLGCAYFADLVARSIFQKSSAHNSKFIMHDLVSELAQWVSGETSFRMEDGMGANKQRQNVERVRHFSYTSKPFDGIKKFEDFHELKQLRTFHPFVLRYNDIFDHYYITNVVLTDLLLKFKKLRVLSLKRYYITRIPDSIGELKHLRYLNLSYTMIKYLPKSTSSLFNLQSLLLRECYCLMKLPNMEHLINLRHLDIGGVNQIKEMPLGIKELRCLRTLSNFIVSKNVGSNLKDLKDLKFLTEELCISGLKNVANSRDIGQAILSDKKGLKVLSLEWGSHVEDSRDEIEEESVLNMLQPQENIEEFTVKGYCGKKFPSWIGDSSLSKMVVLRLESCVNCTFLPSLGKLRSLKDLTIKRMTKIISIGFEVYGESYLKPFQSLETLFFEDLPEWKLWEQLKESEDAGIFPCLRKLSIVKCPKLTGKLPENLPSLEELVIHECPQLLVPSSRNLPSHANLQRDACKETMGSNLIDCNSLNSVTPEKNSEFGNWIKQACQKVERLRIMDCEKLICLWQNEISLEKPPQGWQSCSSLKTLLIQDCSTLVSFPEIGLFPSLCELEIKNCNVLTFLPVGMWHGNTNLESLRIQGCHSLTFIIKGQLPPSLKRLAIYNCEKLQILFDDTEDISPPSSSMMQNAFISNTRTSALERLLIFNCPSLTALSLKGQLPVSLTLLVIHKCLKLGSIVERFDSNISLRSLEVRGCENLSSLPQGLYNLNHLHEIELAACSNLVCFPEGGLPNTILDVSIFGCKKLRELPEGFHNLSCLQDLTIIDCPSIKSFAAEGFLSNLRSLTVYDNLEIYKTLKEWELHRLTCLTRLEIGGFPDVVSFPEDEMGMMLPTSLIELYIEEFPNLKCLSFRGFQDLASLEKLWISNCPQLSSFPGGLTSSLLRLCIYDCPLLLKQFKRDKGREWPKIANIPCVEIDGKFIYDSEED; from the coding sequence ATGGTGGCGGAGCTCTTTCTTTCTGCTTTTCTCCAGGTGCTGTTTGACAGGCTGGCGTCCAGGGAGTTGCTGAAATTTGCCTTTCAGGAGGGGGTTGGTTCGAAGCTAAAGAAATGGAGAAAAACATTGAAGATGATCGAAGCAGTACTCAATGATGCTGAGGAGAAGCAACTGACAGACACGGCTGTGAAATTATGGCTGGACGATCTCAAAGACCTGGCTTATGATGTGGAGGACATACTAGATGAGTTTGCAACTGATGCTTTAGGCCGCAAGTTTGTGGCGGAAGATCAGGCTAGCACTAACACTAGTAAGGTTCGGAGCTTCATCCGTGATAAAATCAATACTTTGAGCCCAAGTGCTCTTAAGTCCAACGTTAGCATGGGGTCAAAGATAAAAGATATCACTCGCCGGATGGAAGATCTCTGTAAACAAAGAACTGATCTTGGATTGGAGAAGATTGCAGGACGGTCGTCCTTTGCCGGACCAGAAAGACTTCCATCATCGACATGTTTGCCAATTGAACCTGCTATTTTCGGCAGAGACGAAGATAAAGCcggaataataaaaaagatgtcAACTGCCGAATCAAGTGAAGCCAACTTCCTAGTTATTCCCATTGTTGGCATGGGAGGCCTTGGCAAAACGACCCTTGCCCGGTTTGTGTATAATGACAAGGCAATGGAAGATTTCAAGTTCGAGACAAAAGCATGGGTTTGTGTCTCTGACGGTTTCGATATTTTGAGAATCTCAAAAGCAATTCTCGAGTCTATAACTCTTTCACCTTGTGATTTGAAGGATCTAAATCAAGTGCAGCTTCAACTAAAAAGAGCAATAGCTGAGAAAAAGTTCTTGCTGGTTTTGGATGATGTTTGGAACACTAACTATGGCTTATGGGAAACCTTGAAATCTCCCTTTATGGCTGGAGCATCTGGAAGTAAGATCATTGTGACCACACGCAACGAAAGTGTTGCATCAATGGTTGCACCCGGTGGCGAATACAAGTTAAATCTTCTATCAGATGATAATTGCTGGTCCATTTTCATGAAGCATGCATTTCAAGGAAGAGATATTGCTTTATGTCAAAATTTAGAGCTGATTCGGGAGAAAGTAGTTGAAAAGTGCAAAGGTTTGCCTTTGGCAGCAAGGACTCTTGGTGGCCTTCTACGCTCAAAGAAGAGGTATGATGACTGGAATGATATACTGAATAGCAAAATCTGGGATTTACCTGATGAAAATGAGATACTGCCTGTTTTGAAACTAAGCTATCACCACCTTCCTGCACATACCAAGACATGTTTTGCTTATTGTTCAATTCTACCAAAAGGTTatgaatttgaagaaaaagaagttgTCTTGTTATGGATGGCGGAAGGTCTTATTCAAGAATCAAAAGATCACAAACAATTGGAAGATTTGGGCTGTGCGTATTTTGCTGATCTTGTTGCAAGGTCAATTTTTCAAAAGTCAAGTGCTCataattctaaatttataatGCATGACCTTGTCAGTGAATTGGCTCAATGGGTTTCCGGAGAAACAAGTTTTAGGATGGAAGATGGAATGGGGGCAAACAAGCAAAGACAAAATGTTGAAAGGGTACGTCATTTTTCTTATACTTCTAAGCCTTTTGATGGTATAAAGAAATTTGAGGATTTCCATGAGCTTAAACAATTAAGAACATTCCACCCTTTTGTCTTACGTTATAATGATATCTTTGATCATTATTATATAACAAATGTGGTGCTCACTGATTTGTTGTTGAAGTTCAAAAAATTGAGAGTGTTGTCTTTAAAACGATATTATATCACGAGGATTCCTGATTCAATTGGAGAATTGAAACACTTGAGATATCTTAATCTTTCTTACACAATGATAAAATACTTGCCCAAATCAACAAGTTCTCTATTCAACCTGCAAAGTTTACTTTTACGAGAATGTTATTGTCTCATGAAATTGCCTAACATGGAACACCTGATCAATCTGCGTCACCTTGACATTGGAGGTGTAAATCAGATAAAAGAGATGCCATTAGGAATTAAAGAGTTGAGATGCTTGCGGACTTTGTCTAATTTTATTGTGAGTAAGAATGTTGGATCGAACTTGAAAGATTTGAAAGATTTAAAGTTTCTCACCGAAGAGCTTTGCATTTCAGGATTAAAAAATGTAGCTAATTCACGAGACATTGGACAAGCCATATTAAGTGATAAAAAAGGTTTAAAGGTATTGTCTCTAGAATGGGGGTCTCATGTTGAAGACTCAAGAGATGAGATTGAAGAGGAAAGTGTACTTAACATGCTTCAACCACAAGAAAATATAGAAGAGTTCACTGTTAAAGGCTACTGCGGTAAGAAATTTCCATCTTGGATAGGAGATTCATCTTTATCCAAAATGGTTGTTTTACGATTGGAGAGTTGTGTAAACTGTACATTTTTACCTTCTCTTGGAAAATTAAGGTCACTCAAAGATCTCACTATTAAAAGgatgacaaaaataataagTATTGGTTTTGAGGTTTATGGAGAGAGCTACTTGAAGCCTTTTCAGTCACTAGAGACTcttttttttgaagatttgcCAGAATGGAAGCTTTGGGAGCAATTGAAAGAAAGTGAGGATGCTGGAATTTTCCCTTGCCTCCGCAAGCTTTCAATTGTCAAATGCCCCAAACTCACGGGAAAGTTACCTGAGAATCTTCCTTCGTTGGAGGAACTTGTAATTCATGAATGCCCTCAATTGTTGGTGCCTTCAAGCAGAAACCTTCCAAGTCATGCCAACTTACAAAGAGATGCCTGCAAAGAGACAATGGGTAGTAATCTGATTGACTGCAATTCACTTAACTCTGTGACTCCAGAAAAAAATTCAGAGTTTGGTAATTGGATAAAGCAAGCGTGTCAGAAAGTGGAACGACTACGTATCATGGATTGTGAGAAACTCATATGTTTGTGGCAGAATGAGATTTCTCTTGAGAAGCCTCCACAAGGGTGGCAAAGCTGCAGCTCCCTCAAAACACTCCTTATTCAAGATTGCTCAACTCTTGTTTCATTTCCAGAGATTGGTTTATTTCCCAGTCTATGTGAACTTGAGATTAAGAATTGCAATGTGCTAACATTCTTACCAGTTGGAATGTGGCATGGCAATACAAATCTTGAAAGTTTACGGATCCAAGGATGTCATTCTCTGACATTCATTATAAAAGGTCAGCTACCTCCATCTCTTAAACGACTTGCAATATATAATTGTGAGAAGTTACAGATTTTGTTTGATGATACAGAGGATATTTCTCCTCCTTCATCTTCAATGATGCAAAATGCGTTCATTAGCAACACCAGGACATCTGCACTTGAGCGCTTGCTTATTTTTAACTGTCCATCTCTCACGGCTTTATCATTAAAAGGACAGTTACCTGTTTCGCTCACACTTCTTGTAATTCATAAATGCTTAAAGCTAGGGTCGATAGTAGAGAGGTTTGACAGCAACATATCTCTAAGATCACTAGAAGTCAGGGGATGTGAAAATCTTAGTTCCTTGCCTCAGGGACTATACAATCTTAACCATCTTCATGAAATTGAACTTGCGGCTTGTTCAAATCTTGTTTGCTTCCCAGAAGGAGGGCTTCCCAACACTATTTTAGATGTTTCAATCTTTGGATGTAAGAAACTTAGAGAGCTTCCTGAAGGCTTTCACAATCTGAGTTGTCTCCAAGATTTAACAATAATAGATTGTCCAAGTATTAAATCATTTGCAGCAGAAGGTTTTCTTAGCAACCTAAGATCACTAACTGTTTATGATAATCTTGAAATCTATAAGACTTTGAAGGAGTGGGAATTGCACAGGCTCACCTGCCTTACAAGGCTGGAAATAGGCGGATTTCCTGATGTTGTATCTTTCCCAGAAGACGAGATGGGAATGATGCTGCCAACCTCTTTAATTGAGCTATACATTGAAGAATTTCCAAACTTGAAATGCTTATCTTTCAGGGGTTTTCAAGACTTAGCTTCTCTTGAAAAATTGTGGATCAGTAATTGCCCGCAGCTTTCATCCTTTCCGGGGGGCCTAACATCCTCACTTCTACGATTATGCATTTATGATTGTCCACTGCTGTTAAAACAGTTCAAAAGGGATAAAGGACGAGAATGGCCTAAGATAGCTAATATCCCTTGCGTTGAAATAGATGGCAAATTCATCTATGATTCAGAGGAGGATTGA
- the LOC123218856 gene encoding phosphatidylinositol/phosphatidylcholine transfer protein SFH2-like isoform X1, translated as MHQGNPTETLVRFLKARDWNVSKAHKMLIDCLGWRITNDIDSIFARPIVPVELYGVVRDSQLMGLSGFSKEGLPVIAVGVGLSSFDKASANYYLQSHIQMNEYRDRVVLPAASKKYGRYISTSLKILDMTGLKLSALNQIKLMTAMSTVDDLNYPEKTEKYYIVNASYIFSACWKVIKPLVQERAKKKIQVLQGNGRDELLKIIDYDSLPHFCRKEGSSPSQNGTIENCFSLDHAFHQMLYNYIKQQAVLMESVSPVRYGPVHVDVPELDPEDAKIAETIESEFHRLGKNGLIKTLSGLKFDG; from the exons ATGCACCAAGGTAATCCAACTGAAACACTGGTGCGGTTTCTCAAAGCTAGGGACTGGAATGTCTCAAAAGCCCATAAAATG TTGATTGATTGTTTGGGTTGGAGGATAACTAATGACATTGACAGTATATTCGCG AGACCAATCGTCCCTGTTGAATTGTATGGAGTGGTGCGAGATTCTCAGCTTATGGGTCTATCAGGTTTCTCAAAAGAG gGTCTTCCTGTAATTGCAGTTGGCGTTGGGTTAAGCTCATTTGACAAAGCATCT gcaaattattATCTGCAATCACACATTCAAATGAATGAGTATAGGGATCGTGTAGTACTG CCTGCTGCATCAAAAAAGTACGGACGGTACATTAGCACCTCTCTGAAGATTTTGGATATGACTGGATTAAAGCTTTCAGCACTGAACCAAATAAAG CTAATGACTGCAATGTCAACAGTAGACGACTTGAATTATCCAGAGAAGACTGAAAAATACTATATTGTCAATGCCTCATATATATTTTCAGCATGTTGGAAG GTCATAAAACCGCTTGTGCAAGAAAGGGCAAAGAAGAAAATTCAGGTTCTGCAAGGTAATGGAAGAGACGAGTTGTTGAAG ATAATAGATTATGACTCCCTCCCACACTTTTGTCGAAAAGAAGGTTCTAGCCCATCCCAAAATGGAACTATCGAAAATTGTTTCTCTTTGGACCACGCGTTCCATCAAATGCTCTACAATTACATAAAACAGCAAGCTGTGCTTATGGAATCTGTTTCACCAGTCAGATATGGCCCGGTTCATGTAGATGTCCCTGAGCTAGACCCTGAAGATGCCAAGATCGCAGAGACCATCGAGTCTGAATTTCACAGGCTTGGCAAGAACGGACTCATTAAGACACTGAGCGGCCTCAAATTTGATGGGTAA